A genomic stretch from Festucalex cinctus isolate MCC-2025b chromosome 13, RoL_Fcin_1.0, whole genome shotgun sequence includes:
- the LOC144032872 gene encoding nuclear mitotic apparatus protein 1-like isoform X1 gives MRKRRCDAKQRLTSSPTAHRTATEDKTEVDCPCINPSSSIKRRRTTQVINITMTKKTPGSAETDETFYSVASVRSQPNLSSARPVSMELFDTPAKMTGADSNQLVGLPGYRRSTIHPQTASTFCVGAENEPDAAPDDWMRIAELQARNKACLPHLKSSYPVEFETGFKSILTFTDEDVRTGDPTETIRRASVMPGQLQDSLASHRHSLAAGQSSTTANIRSHRLSLMPDHPPSQSATSSRLKSPKGTKRSVSTLYGPQMSPEKKLKASCFPRPLTPKNMNSGNRPSNSQLHPALSPVERRQSMMFSIDNTPKKSSSNYLKRGLNKLRSSSRKSPGKTSKTSPGSAVRKAATSRAAAGRAGKGGSFKSPQTTSKPAKSPRLTASARKKNVSHQS, from the exons ATGAGGAAGAGAAGATGCGATGCAAAGCAGAGGCTCACTTCCAGCCCCACTGCCCACAG AACCGCTACAGAAGACAAAACAGAAGTGGATTGCCCCTGTATAAATCCATCGTCGTCTATCAAAAGACGGAGGACAACACAGGTTATAAACATAACCATGACAAAG AAAACTCCAGGCAGTGCTGAAACTGATGAGACGTTCTACAGCGTGGCTTCAGTTCGCTCGCAGCCCAACCTCTCCAGTGCACGTCCTGTATCCATGGAGCTTTTTGACACACCTGCTAAAATGACCGGCGCTGACAGCAACCAGCTCGTCGGTCTTCCTGGGTATCGGCGGAGCACGATCCATCCTCAGA CCGCAAGCACGTTCTGCGTTGGGGCAGAGAATGAACCAGATGCTGCGCCTGATGACTGGATGAGGATTGCTGAGCTGCAGGCCAGGAACAAAGCCTGCCTTCCTCATCTCAAGAGCAGCTATCCTGTAGAGTTTGAG ACTGGCTTCAAGAGCATCTTGACTTTCACCGACGAGGATGTCCGTACAGGCGACCCCACAGAGACCATTCGCCGTGCGTCTGTCATGCCAGGCCAGCTGCAGGACTCTCTCGCTTCCCATCGCCACTCCCTCGCAGCGGGGCAGTCGAGTACCACAGCCAACATCCGTTCTCACCGTTTGTCCTTGATGCCGGACCACCCACCGTCCCAATCGGCCACCTCCTCTCGGCTGAAAAGCCCGAAAGGCACAAAGCGGTCTGTGTCGACGTTATATGGTCCTCAAATGTCACCTGAG aaaaaattgaaggccagctgcttcccccgccccctcaCTCCCAAAAATATGAACAGCGGCAACAGACCCTCGAACTCACAACTTCATCCTGCTCTCAGTCCA GTTGAACGCAGGCAGTCCATGATGTTCAGCATCGACAACACACCAAAGAAAAGTAGCAGCAACTATCTGAAAAGAGGCCTGAATAAGCTTCGCAGTTCCAGCCGGAAGTCACCGGGCAAAACCTCAAAGACGTCTCCCGGGTCTGCCGTGCGCAAGGCCGCTACTTCCCGTGCTGCGGCGGGTCGAGCGGGCAAGGGTGGCAGCTTCAAGTCGCCTCAAACTACAAGCAAGCCTGCAAAGTCTCC
- the LOC144032872 gene encoding nuclear mitotic apparatus protein 1-like isoform X3, with the protein MRKRRCDAKQRLTSSPTAHRTATEDKTEVDCPCINPSSSIKRRRTTQVINITMTKKTPGSAETDETFYSVASVRSQPNLSSARPVSMELFDTPAKMTGADSNQLVGLPGYRRSTIHPQTASTFCVGAENEPDAAPDDWMRIAELQARNKACLPHLKSSYPVEFETGFKSILTFTDEDVRTGDPTETIRRASVMPGQLQDSLASHRHSLAAGQSSTTANIRSHRLSLMPDHPPSQSATSSRLKSPKGTKRSVSTLYGPQMSPEKKLKASCFPRPLTPKNMNSGNRPSNSQLHPALSPVERRQSMMFSIDNTPKKSSSNYLKRGLNKLRSSSRKSPGKTSKTSPGSAVRKAATSRAAAGRAGKGGSFKSPQTTSKPAKSPRLTASARKNVSHQS; encoded by the exons ATGAGGAAGAGAAGATGCGATGCAAAGCAGAGGCTCACTTCCAGCCCCACTGCCCACAG AACCGCTACAGAAGACAAAACAGAAGTGGATTGCCCCTGTATAAATCCATCGTCGTCTATCAAAAGACGGAGGACAACACAGGTTATAAACATAACCATGACAAAG AAAACTCCAGGCAGTGCTGAAACTGATGAGACGTTCTACAGCGTGGCTTCAGTTCGCTCGCAGCCCAACCTCTCCAGTGCACGTCCTGTATCCATGGAGCTTTTTGACACACCTGCTAAAATGACCGGCGCTGACAGCAACCAGCTCGTCGGTCTTCCTGGGTATCGGCGGAGCACGATCCATCCTCAGA CCGCAAGCACGTTCTGCGTTGGGGCAGAGAATGAACCAGATGCTGCGCCTGATGACTGGATGAGGATTGCTGAGCTGCAGGCCAGGAACAAAGCCTGCCTTCCTCATCTCAAGAGCAGCTATCCTGTAGAGTTTGAG ACTGGCTTCAAGAGCATCTTGACTTTCACCGACGAGGATGTCCGTACAGGCGACCCCACAGAGACCATTCGCCGTGCGTCTGTCATGCCAGGCCAGCTGCAGGACTCTCTCGCTTCCCATCGCCACTCCCTCGCAGCGGGGCAGTCGAGTACCACAGCCAACATCCGTTCTCACCGTTTGTCCTTGATGCCGGACCACCCACCGTCCCAATCGGCCACCTCCTCTCGGCTGAAAAGCCCGAAAGGCACAAAGCGGTCTGTGTCGACGTTATATGGTCCTCAAATGTCACCTGAG aaaaaattgaaggccagctgcttcccccgccccctcaCTCCCAAAAATATGAACAGCGGCAACAGACCCTCGAACTCACAACTTCATCCTGCTCTCAGTCCA GTTGAACGCAGGCAGTCCATGATGTTCAGCATCGACAACACACCAAAGAAAAGTAGCAGCAACTATCTGAAAAGAGGCCTGAATAAGCTTCGCAGTTCCAGCCGGAAGTCACCGGGCAAAACCTCAAAGACGTCTCCCGGGTCTGCCGTGCGCAAGGCCGCTACTTCCCGTGCTGCGGCGGGTCGAGCGGGCAAGGGTGGCAGCTTCAAGTCGCCTCAAACTACAAGCAAGCCTGCAAAGTCTCC
- the LOC144032872 gene encoding nuclear mitotic apparatus protein 1-like isoform X2, producing MRKRRCDAKQRLTSSPTAHRTATEDKTEVDCPCINPSSSIKRRRTTQVINITMTKKTPGSAETDETFYSVASVRSQPNLSSARPVSMELFDTPAKMTGADSNQLVGLPGYRRSTIHPQTASTFCVGAENEPDAAPDDWMRIAELQARNKACLPHLKSSYPVEFETGFKSILTFTDEDVRTGDPTETIRRASVMPGQLQDSLASHRHSLAAGQSSTTANIRSHRLSLMPDHPPSQSATSSRLKSPKGTKRSVSTLYGPQMSPEKKLKASCFPRPLTPKNMNSGNRPSNSQLHPALSPVERRQSMMFSIDNTPKKSSSNYLKRGLNKLRSSSRKSPGKTSKTSPGSAVRKAATSRAAAGRAGKGGSFKSPQTTSKPAKSPRLTASARKMVKRML from the exons ATGAGGAAGAGAAGATGCGATGCAAAGCAGAGGCTCACTTCCAGCCCCACTGCCCACAG AACCGCTACAGAAGACAAAACAGAAGTGGATTGCCCCTGTATAAATCCATCGTCGTCTATCAAAAGACGGAGGACAACACAGGTTATAAACATAACCATGACAAAG AAAACTCCAGGCAGTGCTGAAACTGATGAGACGTTCTACAGCGTGGCTTCAGTTCGCTCGCAGCCCAACCTCTCCAGTGCACGTCCTGTATCCATGGAGCTTTTTGACACACCTGCTAAAATGACCGGCGCTGACAGCAACCAGCTCGTCGGTCTTCCTGGGTATCGGCGGAGCACGATCCATCCTCAGA CCGCAAGCACGTTCTGCGTTGGGGCAGAGAATGAACCAGATGCTGCGCCTGATGACTGGATGAGGATTGCTGAGCTGCAGGCCAGGAACAAAGCCTGCCTTCCTCATCTCAAGAGCAGCTATCCTGTAGAGTTTGAG ACTGGCTTCAAGAGCATCTTGACTTTCACCGACGAGGATGTCCGTACAGGCGACCCCACAGAGACCATTCGCCGTGCGTCTGTCATGCCAGGCCAGCTGCAGGACTCTCTCGCTTCCCATCGCCACTCCCTCGCAGCGGGGCAGTCGAGTACCACAGCCAACATCCGTTCTCACCGTTTGTCCTTGATGCCGGACCACCCACCGTCCCAATCGGCCACCTCCTCTCGGCTGAAAAGCCCGAAAGGCACAAAGCGGTCTGTGTCGACGTTATATGGTCCTCAAATGTCACCTGAG aaaaaattgaaggccagctgcttcccccgccccctcaCTCCCAAAAATATGAACAGCGGCAACAGACCCTCGAACTCACAACTTCATCCTGCTCTCAGTCCA GTTGAACGCAGGCAGTCCATGATGTTCAGCATCGACAACACACCAAAGAAAAGTAGCAGCAACTATCTGAAAAGAGGCCTGAATAAGCTTCGCAGTTCCAGCCGGAAGTCACCGGGCAAAACCTCAAAGACGTCTCCCGGGTCTGCCGTGCGCAAGGCCGCTACTTCCCGTGCTGCGGCGGGTCGAGCGGGCAAGGGTGGCAGCTTCAAGTCGCCTCAAACTACAAGCAAGCCTGCAAAGTCTCC